A stretch of DNA from Gammaproteobacteria bacterium:
ATCGCCCTGCGCTTCAGCACCGAGGTCTGGCAACACCATACGCTCTATCTGCGCACCCGCTCACGCGCCCTGCCCTCGGAAAAAACCGTCCGACAAGTGCTGGCCCCTCTCGTGGTCAGACAACTCCTCAATCTCCCGCCAAACAGCCTCATAGCGAAGATACGCCGCTACTTCATAGGCGTCGACAACGACGAGCAGGACGATGATCGCCGAGCCGCTTGACTCATAGCTCAGATCACAGGGTTGAGTGGTATTTCACCGGCTGGTTCAACTATCAGCCGCGGGCAGTTTTGTGCGACGATCAGACAGAGAAGTTATGACTGAGGAGATCGGTAAGGTACAATGCCCTGTCGGGGGGCGTGTGGTTGTTCTGATCATCTTACTAAGCGTGACTCAAAACGCTGACCTCTACCATGAGTTTGCCATATTCGTCAATGCGTAAGTCCTAATCAATTGTATATCACCGCGTCGATCTGTACACTGACACCATCCACAGCGGCTTGTGTCGACACGGGAGATTGACTCAATGAAGATCGCAATCGGAGTCGATGGCTACGGATACGAGCTCAAGGAAACTGTTCTCGCTCGCCTGCGTTCTCCCATGGACGATATCGCAGAGCTTGAACGCCGGGCGTTCAAGACTTCATGACCGCCGGTACCGTCATAAACTCGCTCGAGCCGTCCGTCCTGCAGGCCAGCAAGGCGATCTACGATCAACTGTCGATCCCGTTCGGCGACACGACCATCAAACTGCTGGCGCTGGCCGATGGCTATGCCTTGCTGTCCGACCCGGGGCACATTCCTCCGCACGAGCTCGAAGCGTTCCTCGCCACCTTGATTCGTTACAAGAAGACGATCTTGCTGGATAACGCCGACCAGTTGACCTTGCTCTGGCTGCGCGACTTCTGCCGGCGCTATGCGCGCATGGAAATCGTCGAGGTCGAGGCCATGCAGCCCAGACTTCTGTCGGACGCCGCGGGATGGACGGACACCGAGCATCCCGTCAGTTCGCGCGTGCTGGCCATCTTTCCGCACGGCTTCCTGCGTCGTCGCGCCGTGTTGCAGCGCGCGCAGGAATATCAGGTCTTGCAGGCTGGCCAGGATACATTGCCCAGACAAGCGGTGCATATCATCGGTATCGGCCCCAATCGCTCCCTGCTGACCCGGCGCGCGGCCGATCTGATCGGCCGGGCCAGGCTCGTGGTCACGTTCGACTTTGTCTACGAGATCATCGAACACCTGCCGTTCCAGGGCCAGGTCATCGTCCTCGACTACGACTGGCAGACGTACCCGGTCAATATCGAGCGAATCGACCAGCGCCTGGCGCTGTTGCATGTAGAAGGGCACTACGATGTGACCGTGGTCGTGGAGGGTAACCCCGAGGTCTACGATCTGCTGGCGTTTCTATCCTTGTCCGGCCGCGATTATCGCTTCGAGGTCATGGCGCCGGCCGTCACGCTTTGTTGCGCGTGGCTCACCGAGCACTACGGCATGGATGTCACCTATCCCAGCTACGTCATCGTGTCGGGGTACAACGCCCGGCTCGGTATCACCACCGCGCAGCTCGCGCTGGAGCTGGATGCCTATCTCCGCCTGGAGATGACCTGTCTGGTCATCGAGCTATACAGCGGCGATCTGCCGCTTGTATTCCAGCGCGTTCAGCACGCATCGCGGCCCAAGTTCATCGTCATCTTGATGAATATCTTTACACCCGAGCAGCAGATTTATGTCGTCGATGCTAGCTCCATGAACAGCGTCGAATGGGCACGGCAAATCAAGGGCAAGTTTACCAGCTTCGCGATTGTGGACGCGCAGCGACTGCGGCGCTCCCCCGACGTGTACGCGCGATTGCTGCGCGATTTTGCACCGGTGACCGAGCCGCCCTGACCAGCGAGACGCAGACGCCGCCATGAGCGAGGCACTCAAGTTTCTCACCATCGACGATCAGGCGCTCATGATCGAGTCCTCGCGCCGGGTGACATTCGCCCAGGGCACCGAGGTGATCCAGCAGGGCGACGACAGCGCTCGGGCGCTGTACACCATATGTTCCGGCGTGGCGCGGGTCGAGGTCAACGGCATGGCCATCGCGCATCTGGGGCCCGGGTCGCTTCTCGGCGAGATGGCGTTTCTGGACCGTTCCCCGGCGAGTGCGTCAGTGATAGCCCACACCGAGCTCGGCGTCGACGTCATCGATTCGGCGCACCTGCAGACTCTCCTGGCCTCGGTCCCCGGCTTCGCGACTCGCTTCTACGTATCCCTGGCCACGCTCATATCCGGGCGACTGCGGACCGCCTCCCAGGTCGCCTCCAGGTCGCACTCCGCCCGCGCCGGGGACCGTGGTCAGGTCAGCTTTGCAGCGATCACGGAGTGCCCGAGCGCGATCCTCGATGAGCTGGACGGCGTCTGTGCCGAATTGGCCGAGGAAGCCCGGCAGGCTCGCTCGGTCTCGGCCGCGGCGTCGGCGCACACGGACTTGAACGACCGGGTCGCGTCCGCTTGTGATCGCCTGCACGCACTGCTCACCCGGGCCAGCGCAGACTATCCCGAGCAGGCCGAAATCATCTGCGGGCACGTATTTCGACTGACGTTTCCATACCTGATGGCGAGTCGTATCAACGACCATGCGTACAACAAGCCGTACGGCTACGCCGGCGACGGTCATCTGCTCGATCTGCTGCACGACGCCGGACCGGTCGGCCATGGAGCGTTCGGAACCGCAGTCGATCGCTGGGTGCTGGCGCGGCCGATCTTCCGCGCGCTGTGTCGGCGCGGTGCATGGCTCCTGCAGTCGTTGAACGAACTCACCGAGACCTGGCAGGGGCGCACGCCAGTGCCGGTTGCGTACCTCGCGAACGGCAACTCCCGAGACCTGCTGGCGCTGCACGACCACCCGCGCGCCCTCGACGTGACCTGCCTGGAGATGGACCCACACACGCTGCAGGACACGGTGCAGCGCTTGCAGGAGCACACCGGGCAGGTGCGCATATCCCTGGTGCATAGTAATACGCTGACCCTCGGGCGCGGCCGTGACAACACGTTCCTGCATCGCCAGAAAGTCATTATCGGTGCCGATGTGCTCAATCGCTACGAGGATGATGACGACGCCGTCAGCCTGCTCGACTGGATCCACGAGCGACTGCGTCCCGATGGCGCGGTCGTTCTGGGTCAGCTCCGGCCCGACCACCCCGATCGCACCTATCTGCAACATATTCTGCACTGGAAGCTCCGTTACCGGGACCGCGCGGCCGTCGAGCGGCTATTCGCCGCATCCAGGTTCAAGAACGATTCACTCACCGTGGAGCATCACCACGACGGCGTTCAGATGAAAGCGATCTGCCGCCGGCTGGACAACCAATGAGAGCATGACCATGAAGACCATGAAGATCGCCGTGACCAACGTCCCACCCGAGCACGCGAAGACCATTGCCACCACGCTGGTGACCGAGCAGGTCGCGGCCTGTGTCAACATGTACCCCATACGGAGTGTCTATCGCTGGAAAGGCGAAGTGTGCGAGGACGACGAGGTTACCCTCATGATGAAGGTGTCGGCCGAGGGAGTCGCGCAACTGCAGGCGCGGTTGCAGCAACTCCATCCATACGAACTAATGGAGTTCCTGGTACTCGACATCGATGCGCAGGGCTCCCTGGCCGAATATATCGAATTCGTGCGCGCTAGCACGCGAGTATAATCAACCGCTATTCCTTCGGCGATCGGACGCCCGGCCTGATCCGCGACGCGGATGGCGGACTGACCATCATTCTGTCCCACAAAAAACCGGAGGAAGACGGTGTCAACTGGCTGCCTGCACCGGAAGGACGTTTCTGGGTGATTTTCCGCGCCTATCAGCCGGATCAGAAAATCATCGACAATGTCTGGCAGCCGCCGGCCTGGCAGGTCGTGAACTGATCCATTCCCGAAACAGACCTTGCCGTTTCAGACCTTGCGCTCGATCCCTTTTCGAGCCGCGATCAATGGAACTTACCAAGAAACCAACAACGCTTACCGCCAGTGCCGCATGGGCAGACCCGGCACTGGCGAGCGAAAGCTCGCCAGATGGGGCATCCCCAGAGAGCCCATGTACACAGTGCGCAGGTCCTCTCCGGCGAACGTCACGCTGGCGGGCAACTGCAACCTCGGGCCGGCGCAGGCGTACATGTCCTCGGGAACCAGTGCGCCAGTTTCCAGCTTGGCTATGGCGTGTTCGAGAGCCGCGTCCACCGGGTCCTCAAACA
This window harbors:
- the cutA gene encoding divalent cation tolerance protein CutA; amino-acid sequence: MKTMKIAVTNVPPEHAKTIATTLVTEQVAACVNMYPIRSVYRWKGEVCEDDEVTLMMKVSAEGVAQLQARLQQLHPYELMEFLVLDIDAQGSLAEYIEFVRASTRV
- a CDS encoding DUF1214 domain-containing protein; the encoded protein is MNRYSFGDRTPGLIRDADGGLTIILSHKKPEEDGVNWLPAPEGRFWVIFRAYQPDQKIIDNVWQPPAWQVVN
- a CDS encoding cyclic nucleotide-binding domain-containing protein; amino-acid sequence: MSEALKFLTIDDQALMIESSRRVTFAQGTEVIQQGDDSARALYTICSGVARVEVNGMAIAHLGPGSLLGEMAFLDRSPASASVIAHTELGVDVIDSAHLQTLLASVPGFATRFYVSLATLISGRLRTASQVASRSHSARAGDRGQVSFAAITECPSAILDELDGVCAELAEEARQARSVSAAASAHTDLNDRVASACDRLHALLTRASADYPEQAEIICGHVFRLTFPYLMASRINDHAYNKPYGYAGDGHLLDLLHDAGPVGHGAFGTAVDRWVLARPIFRALCRRGAWLLQSLNELTETWQGRTPVPVAYLANGNSRDLLALHDHPRALDVTCLEMDPHTLQDTVQRLQEHTGQVRISLVHSNTLTLGRGRDNTFLHRQKVIIGADVLNRYEDDDDAVSLLDWIHERLRPDGAVVLGQLRPDHPDRTYLQHILHWKLRYRDRAAVERLFAASRFKNDSLTVEHHHDGVQMKAICRRLDNQ